One window from the genome of Podospora pseudocomata strain CBS 415.72m chromosome 6, whole genome shotgun sequence encodes:
- a CDS encoding hypothetical protein (EggNog:ENOG503P0YX; COG:S) has translation MGSNNPDFSPDPSPDSSPDSSSPLITLTNPTPSELPKIFTLSHPKWGPALTLQDYLDREAYLTTVPLSKNGGITHWLLTLSSPPSPSGERPILASCESIKKRAFYTTPSGSVREGVAHGIASVFTDPKYRGRGYASRMMSDLGQRLKTWQDGGEDRPVVFSVLYSDIGKGFYAKHGWAPFRSSHVSWTPSSAAGSPRGKGVKTIGYHELAELCAVDERLLKERLAGLAKEDGGKKRHVALAPELDQLLWHLMREDFMTKHIFGRTPEVRGAVAGEKGRRVWAVWTRGYYGGLGKTEGNTLHVLRVVVEDEENTAEEELVEGFKAIIGIARAEADEWRSHDVQMWNPTGLVRGLVEKIGVEYEFVERDKESIASLMWYGEEEGEEVDWVANEKYAWC, from the coding sequence atgggctccaacaaccccgacttctcccccgacccctcccccgactcctcccccgactcctcctctcctttaatcaccctcacaaaccccaccccctccgaaCTCCCCAAaatcttcaccctctcccatcccaaaTGGGGCCCCGCGTTAACCCTGCAAGACTACCTCGACAGAGAAGCCTACCTCACCACCGTGCCCCTGTCCAAAAACGGGGGCATCACCCACTGGCTTTTGACTctgtcctcccccccatccccctcagGGGAAAGACCGATCCTAGCATCATGCGAATCCATCAAGAAACGCGCCTTttacaccaccccctccggctCCGTCCGCGAGGGTGTCGCCCACGGCATCGCCTCTGTCTTCACCGACCCAAAGTACAGAGGCAGAGGCTACGCCTCGAGAATGATGTCTGACCTGGGCCAACGGCTCAAGACCTGGCAAGACGGCGGGGAGGACAGGCCGGTGGTGTTTAGCGTGTTGTATAGTGATATCGGGAAGGGGTTCTATGCCAAGCATGGGTGGGCGCCGTTTCGGTCGAGTCATGTTTCTTGGACGCCATCGTCCGCTGCCGGGTCGCCTCGAGGGAAAGGGGTCAAGACGATTGGGTATCATGAGCTGGCGGAGCTCTGCGCCGTTGATGAGAGGTTGCTAAAGGAACGACTGGCCGGGTTGGcgaaggaggatggcgggAAAAAGAGACATGTTGCTTTGGCGCCGGAATTGGATCAGCTGCTTTGGCatttgatgagggaggatttCATGACGAAGCATATCTTTGGGAGGACGCCTGAGGTTaggggggcggtggcgggggagaagggaaggagggtTTGGGCTGTTTGGACTAGGGGGTAttatggggggttggggaagacGGAGGGGAATACGTTGCATgtgctgagggtggtggtggaggatgaggagaatacggctgaggaggagctcgtcgAGGGGTTTAAAGCGATTATTGGGATTGCGCGGGCGGAGGCGGACGAGTGGAGGAGCCATGATGTGCAGATGTGGAATCcgacggggttggtgagggggttggtggagaagatTGGGGTTGAGTATGAGTTTGTTGAAAGGGATAAGGAGAGTATTGCTAGTTTGATGTGgtatggggaggaggagggggaggaggtggactgGGTGGCTAACGAGAAGTAtgcttggtgttga
- a CDS encoding hypothetical protein (COG:O; CAZy:CE1; EggNog:ENOG503NXWW) gives MLFKSLVLLAGTAAVAHGAPSAPGANDIPRDVLTQISSWGSNPTNLQLHLYAPSNLTGKPAIILALHGCFGSGPWHAEMTSQFQTLSSSRNFVVLYPSSINDNNCWDVASPASLTRDGGGDSTGLATIVRWATTTFNADPKKVFITGSSSGCMMSNVMASAYPDLFSAVSCYSGVPAGCLAGSPGSSPISADQTCANGGIRKTGEEWAEVVRGMAPLPEGKGKGKGKGKGKGNQGWKYPKVATWHGDNDFFVNYFHNFEEQLEQWGAIHGVEFTRNETNVPAAGYTKMVYGDGTKLVGYSASGVGHVVPQFEAVDLEWFGL, from the exons ATGTTGTTCAAGtcccttgtcctcctcgcgGGTACCGCTGCCGTGGCCCACGGTGCTCCCTCCGCTCCTGGTGCTAATGACATCCCCCGTGATGTCCTCACTCAGATCTCGTCGTGGGgatccaaccccaccaacctccaacttCACCTCTATGCCCCATCCAACTTGACCGGCAAGccagccatcatcctcgct CTCCACGGCTGCTTCGGCTCCGGCCCCTGGCACGCCGAAATGACTTCCCAATTccaaaccctctcctcctcccgcaacTTCGTCGTCCTCTACCCATCCTCCATAAACGACAACAACTGCTGGGACGtcgcctcccccgcctccctcacccgtgacggaggaggtgattcCACCGGCCTAGCCACCATCGTCCGctgggccaccaccactttcAACGCCGACCCCAAGAAGGTCTTCATCACCGGGTCATCCTCAGGTTGCATGATGTCCAACGTCATGGCCTCGGCCTATCCCGACCTCTTCTCCGCCGTGTCCTGCTACAGCGGCGTCCCAGCCGGCTGTCTCGCTGGCTCCCCTGGCAGCAGCCCCATCAGCGCCGATCAGACGTGCGCCAACGGGGGGATTAGAAAGACGGGGGAGGAATGGgctgaggtggtgagggggatggcGCCTTTGCCtgagggcaagggcaaggggaagggcaagggtaaagggaaggggaaccAGGGGTGGAAGTATCCCAAGGTTGCTACCTGGCATGGGGATAATGACTTTTTCGTGAACTATTTCCACAACTTTGAGGAGCAGCTTGAGCAGTGGGGGGCGATTCACGGGGTGGAGTTTACCAGGAATGAGACGAATGTTCCGGCGGCGGGCTACACCAAGATGGTGTATGGGGATGGGACAAAGCTGGTGGGATATTCGGCTAGTGGGGTGGGGCATGTGGTGCCGCAGTTTGAGGCGGTTGATCTGGAGTGGTTTGGACTTTGA
- a CDS encoding hypothetical protein (EggNog:ENOG503P7JX) → MTTRLPQLSPSPIRHPSSCCSLSLPLLSLLDTILPPPPSLTLSIGSGPGLLEALLLHHYPARSNSIYGVEVLALKPVNVFLPEQNTLTVTGTWAVVDSGLLKEAGALLFVYPRQPSLVKAYLARWEGEIVVWIGPRADLEEFGPVFDEWAVDKEGEDMRKGAVEAGEGVWVYRRV, encoded by the coding sequence ATGACGACTCGTCTTCCACAACtatcaccctcccccattcGTCATCCCTCTTCATGCTGCTCCCTCTCGCTCCCATtactctccctcctcgacaccatccttcctcctcctcccagtctAACCCTCTCAATCGGCTCCGGTCCTGGCCTCTTAGAAGCTCTGCTCCTACACCACTACCCGGCCCGTTCCAATAGCATTTACGGCGTGGAGGTCTTGGCCCTAAAGCCAGTTAACGTTTTTCTTCCCGAGCAAAACACCTTGACAGTGACAGGAACATGGGCAGTGGTTGACAGTGGCTTGCTGAAGGAGGCGGGTGCGCTGCTGTTCGTCTACCCCAGGCAGCCCTCCTTGGTAAAGGCTTATCTGGcaagatgggaaggggaaatcGTGGTTTGGATCGGGCCTAGGGCAGACCTGGAGGAGTTTGGGCCAGTATTTGACGAGTGGGCTGTTgacaaggagggggaggatatgAGGAAGGGTGCCGTCGAAGCGGGGGAGGGCGTGTGGGTTTATCGGAGGGTGTGA
- a CDS encoding hypothetical protein (EggNog:ENOG503PMXI): MGWWSSLIHGVGSAVDWVKSNSGTIGTAAGIIAKVAGAIADDHSDPVAQIFPNFTKAAQRLKKKAQKGAQAKLDEVSASLPDRIKNDKTRKTEEAASLSDSTFMWVDPAPLNPDGQPNKSLVHDIGKMLAQSSFPTVLKAGNGKGKREGSDSGFLDVALSIGQAIFANMSADAEYADDDGIVVSPFSISSADGCCTISGCHAYYPIPLGQTGANSVWHAAIAMNKTTTEAYRFHEFASTRALTISQPFKMDNGSGNPQWLVTMSVPWEDAVSASKLAPALLNELQSTDVTQVGWRLYYHSLDGTDQRLKLQCPDGFTPAQAKGLVRGCIKDVVRSSGMLLSPNANPYLTPDILVTMSTLVFGGDN, from the coding sequence ATGGGCTGGTGGAGCTCTCTCATCCATGGCGTCGGTTCTGCCGTGGACTGGGTCAAATCAAACTCGGGCACCATTGGAACGGCCGCTGGGATCATCGCAAAGGTTGCCGGAGCTATCGCGGATGATCATAGTGATCCTGTCGCCCAGATATTTCCCAACTTCACAAAGGCGGCTCAAAGACTCAAAAAGAAGGCCCAAAAGGGGGCCCAGGCAAAGCTCGACGAGGTTTCGGCCTCTCTCCCCGATCGCATCAAGAACGACAAAACTCGGAAAACCGAAGAAGCCGCCAGCCTGTCAGATTCAACCTTCATGTGGGTGGACCCAGCACCCTTGAACCCAGACGGCCAGCCGAACAAGAGTCTTGTTCACGATATCGGAAAGATGCTCGCGCAGAGCAGCTTCCCAACTGTTCTCAAAGCAGGCAACGGCAAGGGCAAACGAGAGGGGTCCGACTCAGGCTTTCTGGACGTGGCACTGTCCATCGGGCAGGCCATCTTTGCCAACATGAGCGCCGACGCCGAATATGCCGACGATGACGGGATTGTGGTGTCCCCCTTCAGCATCTCCAGCGCCGACGGCTGCTGCACCATCTCGGGCTGCCACGCCTACTATCCGATCCCGCTCGGACAGACGGGCGCCAACTCTGTCTGGCACGCCGCGATAGCCATGAACAAGACCACAACGGAAGCATACCGGTTCCACGAGTTTGCGAGCACCAGGGCTCTGACTATTTCCCAGCCGTTCAAGATGGACAACGGCAGCGGCAACCCGCAGTGGCTCGTCACGATGAGCGTCCCGTGGGAGGACGCCGTGTCTGCCTCCAAGCTGGCTCCGGCGCTGCTGAATGAGCTCCAGAGCACCGACGTCACCCAGGTTGGCTGGCGGCTGTACTACCACTCGCTCGACGGGACGGATCAGCGGTTGAAGCTGCAGTGTCCGGACGGGTTTACCCCTGCCCAGGCGAAAGGTCTCGTTCGCGGGTGCATCAAGGATGTGGTCAGGTCCTCGGGCATGCTGTTGTCTCCCAACGCTAACCCGTATCTCACCCCGGATATCCTAGTCACCATGTCTACGCTTGTCTTTGGCGGTGACAATTGA
- a CDS encoding hypothetical protein (EggNog:ENOG503PU7A) codes for MQATLDAWTLPRGYSMRIAGAKVTGKRKVRWVCFRGGEARHHRPPVDPSVFVKAKEEGRRKPTTDRTSKKCGCLFKFEVIETAKDSDVWVLHYPNEEHKVHNHGPSTDTSDPRARKLPDFVSAEVDGWLREGRLVSQIQEELRRRGYVNVLNTDLYNRKRLLKKEESQQQQQGNNAQGGGQTGQQVVG; via the coding sequence ATGCAAGCCACCCTCGACGCCTGGACCCTCCCGCGAGGCTACTCCATGCGCATCGCCGGCGCAAAAGTAACCGGCAAGCGAAAAGTCCGCTGGGTCTGCTTCCGCGGCGGCGaagcccgccaccaccgaccCCCCGTCGACCCCTCGGTGTTTGTCAAGGCCAAAGAGGAAGGCAGGCGGAAGCCCACTACCGATAGAACCTCCAAGAAATGCGGCTGTCTCTTCAAGTTTGAGGTCATCGAGACAGCCAAGGATTCCGACGTCTGGGTGCTGCATTACCCCAACGAGGAACACAAAGTCCATAATCATGGACCGAGCACCGACACCAGCGacccgagggcgaggaagctgCCGGATTTCGTGAGCGCCGAGGTGGACGGctggttgagggaggggaggttggtgagccAGATTCAGGAGGAGcttaggaggagggggtatgTCAATGTGTTGAATACGGATTTGTATAACcggaagaggttgttgaagaaggaggagagtcaacagcagcagcaggggaaTAATGCGCAAGGGGGTGGGCAGACCGGGCAGCAGGTTGTGGGGTGA